One region of Streptomyces sp. NBC_00442 genomic DNA includes:
- a CDS encoding DEAD/DEAH box helicase produces the protein MPEIPYTERPEPETVTTTASHHLSPAFPGRAPWGTANKLRAWQQGALERYVQEQPRDFLAVATPGAGKTTFALTLASWLLHHHVVQQITVVAPTEHLKKQWADAAARVGIKLDPEYSAGPLNREYHGVAVTYAGVGVRPMLHRNRCEQRKTLVILDEIHHAGDSKSWGEACLEAFDPATRRLALTGTPFRSDTNPIPFVTYEEGNDGIRRSSADYTYGYGNALADGVVRPVIFMSYSGNMRWRTKAGDEIAARLGEPMTKDAISQAWRTALDPRGDWMPNVLRAADQRLTEVRKAIPDAGALVIASDQDSARAYAKLIREITGSKATVVLSDDTGASKRIDEFSESDDRWMVAVRMVSEGVDVPRLAVGVYATTISTPLFFAQAVGRFVRSRRRGETASVFVPTIPMLLAFANEMEVERDHVLDKPKKEGEEDPYAESEQEMDDANKQEDEDTGEQDMLPFEALESDAVFDRVMYNGAEFGMQAHPGSEEEQDYLGIPGLLEPDQVQMLLQKRQARQIAHSRQKPADQADLLEMPAERRPVVSHKELLELRKSLNTMVGAYVHQSGKPHGVIHTELRRVCGGPPSAEASAGQLRERIKKVQEWATRMK, from the coding sequence ATGCCCGAGATCCCGTACACCGAGAGACCCGAACCGGAGACCGTGACTACTACCGCCTCCCACCACCTCTCACCCGCCTTCCCCGGCCGGGCCCCCTGGGGCACCGCCAACAAGCTGCGTGCCTGGCAGCAGGGCGCCCTGGAGAGGTACGTCCAGGAGCAGCCGCGCGACTTCCTCGCCGTCGCGACGCCCGGCGCCGGCAAGACGACCTTCGCGCTGACGCTCGCGTCGTGGCTGCTGCACCACCACGTGGTGCAGCAGATCACCGTCGTCGCGCCGACCGAGCACCTCAAGAAGCAGTGGGCCGACGCGGCGGCCCGCGTCGGCATCAAGCTCGACCCGGAGTACAGCGCCGGCCCGCTGAACCGCGAGTACCACGGCGTGGCCGTCACCTACGCCGGTGTCGGCGTGCGCCCGATGCTGCACCGCAACCGGTGCGAGCAGCGCAAGACCCTGGTGATCCTGGACGAGATCCACCACGCCGGTGACTCCAAGTCCTGGGGCGAGGCGTGCCTGGAGGCGTTCGACCCCGCCACCCGGCGGCTCGCGCTCACCGGCACCCCCTTCCGCTCCGACACCAACCCGATCCCGTTCGTCACGTACGAGGAGGGCAACGACGGGATCCGGCGTTCCTCCGCCGACTACACGTACGGCTACGGCAACGCGCTGGCCGACGGCGTCGTGCGGCCGGTCATATTCATGAGCTACAGCGGCAACATGCGCTGGCGCACCAAGGCCGGCGACGAGATCGCGGCCCGGCTCGGTGAGCCCATGACCAAGGACGCCATTTCGCAGGCCTGGCGCACCGCGCTCGACCCGCGCGGCGACTGGATGCCCAACGTGCTGCGCGCCGCCGACCAGCGCCTGACCGAGGTCAGGAAGGCCATCCCGGACGCCGGAGCGCTCGTCATCGCGTCCGACCAGGACTCCGCCCGCGCCTACGCCAAACTGATCCGCGAGATCACCGGCTCCAAGGCGACGGTCGTGCTTTCCGACGACACCGGAGCCTCGAAGCGGATCGACGAATTCAGCGAAAGCGACGACCGGTGGATGGTCGCCGTCCGCATGGTTTCGGAAGGCGTCGACGTGCCGCGCCTGGCCGTCGGCGTGTACGCCACCACCATTTCGACCCCGCTCTTCTTCGCGCAGGCCGTCGGCCGTTTCGTGCGATCGCGCAGGCGCGGTGAGACCGCTTCCGTTTTCGTTCCCACCATTCCGATGCTCCTCGCCTTCGCCAATGAGATGGAGGTCGAGCGCGACCACGTGCTCGACAAGCCGAAGAAGGAGGGCGAGGAAGACCCGTACGCCGAGTCCGAACAGGAAATGGACGACGCGAACAAGCAGGAGGACGAGGACACGGGCGAGCAGGACATGCTGCCCTTCGAGGCCCTCGAATCCGACGCCGTCTTCGACCGCGTCATGTACAACGGCGCCGAATTCGGCATGCAGGCCCACCCGGGAAGCGAGGAGGAGCAGGACTATCTCGGCATTCCCGGGCTCCTCGAACCCGACCAGGTGCAGATGTTGCTCCAGAAGCGGCAGGCCCGGCAGATCGCGCACAGCCGCCAGAAGCCGGCCGACCAGGCGGACCTGCTCGAAATGCCCGCCGAGCGGCGCCCCGTCGTTTCGCACAAGGAACTGCTCGAACTGCGCAAGTCGCTCAACACGATGGTCGGCGCGTACGTCCACCAGAGCGGCAAGCCGCACGGTGTCATCCACACCGAGCTGCGCCGGGTGTGCGGCGGCCCGCCGAGCGCCGAGGCGTCGGCCGGGCAGCTCCGCGAGCGGATCAAGAAGGTCCAGGAGTGGGCCACCCGCATGAAGTAG
- a CDS encoding IclR family transcriptional regulator, which produces MTAETSQTLDRGLRVLKLLADTDHGLTVTELSNKLGVNRTVVYRLLATLEQHTLVRRDLGGRARVGLGVLRLGRQVHPLVREAALPALRSLAEDIGATAHLTLVDGSDALAVAVVEPTWTDYHVAYRAGFRHPLDKGAAGRAILSARQSGGLGEPGFTLTHGELEAGASGAAAPLVGVTGIEGSVGVVMLADAVPERVGPRVVDAAKEVADALR; this is translated from the coding sequence GTGACCGCGGAGACCTCCCAGACGCTCGACCGGGGACTACGTGTCCTCAAGCTGCTCGCCGACACCGACCACGGCCTGACGGTCACCGAGTTGTCCAACAAACTCGGCGTCAACCGCACGGTCGTCTACCGCCTGCTCGCGACCCTGGAGCAGCACACCCTCGTCCGCCGCGACCTGGGCGGCCGCGCCCGGGTCGGGCTCGGGGTGCTGCGGCTCGGCCGCCAGGTGCATCCGCTGGTCCGCGAGGCGGCGCTGCCCGCGCTGCGCTCGCTCGCCGAGGACATAGGCGCCACCGCCCACCTCACGCTCGTCGACGGGTCGGACGCGCTCGCCGTCGCCGTGGTCGAGCCGACCTGGACGGACTACCACGTCGCCTACCGGGCCGGTTTCCGTCACCCCTTGGACAAGGGCGCCGCCGGCCGGGCGATCCTCTCGGCCCGGCAGAGCGGGGGCCTCGGTGAGCCCGGCTTCACCCTCACCCACGGCGAACTCGAAGCCGGCGCGAGCGGAGCCGCCGCCCCGCTGGTCGGCGTGACCGGAATAGAGGGCAGCGTGGGTGTCGTCATGCTTGCCGACGCGGTGCCCGAACGGGTCGGCCCGCGCGTCGTGGACGCGGCCAAGGAAGTCGCCGACGCGCTGCGCTGA
- a CDS encoding YlbL family protein — translation MLSRHPRLRNLAIGAAPVVALLAVACFAPLPFAVAQPGPTANVLGNDEGKPVITITGAPTRPTSGQLRMTTILATGPDADVGISDVVDGWFRTDRAVMPRDSVYPGGGSEKDISEHNQAEMKQSQDAASVAALGYLGLSPDKVEVDLHLADVGGPSAGLLFTLGIIDKLNGDGSGGDLTGGRTIAGTGTIAGNGEVGAVGGVALKTQAAARDGATVFLVPKGECSDAKSELPKGLRLIPVTTLKSAVSSLQALQKGAPVPSC, via the coding sequence GTGCTCTCTCGTCACCCCCGCCTCCGCAATCTCGCCATCGGCGCCGCGCCGGTCGTCGCGCTGCTCGCCGTCGCCTGCTTCGCTCCGCTGCCGTTCGCGGTGGCCCAGCCGGGGCCGACCGCGAACGTGCTGGGGAACGACGAGGGCAAGCCGGTGATCACCATCACCGGCGCGCCCACCCGCCCCACCAGCGGGCAGCTGCGGATGACGACGATTCTCGCGACGGGGCCGGACGCGGACGTCGGCATCTCCGACGTCGTCGACGGCTGGTTTCGCACCGACCGGGCCGTGATGCCCCGCGACTCGGTCTATCCCGGCGGCGGCAGCGAGAAGGACATCTCCGAGCACAACCAGGCGGAGATGAAGCAGTCGCAGGACGCCGCCTCCGTCGCGGCCCTCGGCTACCTCGGCCTCAGCCCCGACAAGGTCGAGGTCGATCTGCACCTCGCCGACGTCGGCGGCCCGAGCGCGGGGCTGCTCTTCACCCTCGGCATCATCGACAAGCTGAACGGCGACGGCTCGGGCGGTGACCTCACCGGCGGCCGCACCATCGCAGGCACCGGCACGATCGCCGGCAACGGGGAGGTCGGCGCGGTCGGCGGAGTCGCCCTCAAGACCCAGGCCGCCGCCCGGGACGGCGCGACCGTCTTCCTCGTGCCGAAGGGTGAGTGCTCGGATGCCAAGTCCGAACTGCCCAAGGGGCTGCGGCTGATCCCCGTCACCACGCTCAAGAGCGCGGTGTCCTCGCTCCAGGCGCTGCAGAAGGGCGCCCCGGTTCCGTCCTGCTGA
- a CDS encoding MFS transporter, which produces MSGPGGHRDRRPLTAVLTANAVSATGSSLTLIGVPWFVLQTTGSAERAGVVAFCATLPIVVSSLVGGPVIDRTGRRRISVGSDLVCGLAVTAIPLLHHAGLLAFWLLCALMALGGLAHTPGVTARYVLLPDLAERSGTSLARAASGYDAVARGARMTGAALAGVLIALTGAGNVLLIDGATFAVSAALVTAGLRGLPEAGPRSTAPPVTPRTYKAELREGYAYLARTRLLLAVVAMVMLMNGTDQGWNAVLLPVHADRNLGGAPQLGLLSALFGAGGLAGALLYGLLGHRFRRRTVFSVCVLLCGAPRYAVAALTGTTLPLAVTMVVAGLAGGALNPILTTVTYERVPDALRSRVAGVLTAGCELAMPLGGLAAGFLVERAGLRGALLLVGGVYLLATLSPLVLPAWKDLDAEAGEPAGPAPAGTPAAAEAAEAVGGVSRTEPGRPSAAPGARTPRS; this is translated from the coding sequence ATGAGCGGGCCGGGGGGACACCGCGACAGAAGGCCGCTCACGGCGGTGCTGACCGCCAACGCCGTCTCGGCGACCGGGAGTTCACTCACCCTCATCGGGGTGCCGTGGTTCGTGCTCCAGACCACCGGCAGCGCGGAACGGGCCGGAGTGGTGGCCTTCTGCGCAACGCTGCCGATCGTCGTGTCGTCGCTGGTCGGCGGCCCGGTCATCGACCGCACCGGGCGCCGCCGGATCTCGGTCGGCTCCGACCTCGTGTGCGGCCTCGCGGTCACCGCGATCCCGCTCCTGCACCACGCCGGGCTCCTCGCGTTCTGGCTGCTGTGCGCCCTGATGGCGCTCGGCGGACTCGCCCACACCCCGGGCGTCACCGCGCGCTACGTCCTGCTGCCCGACCTCGCCGAGCGGTCCGGCACGTCCCTGGCGCGCGCGGCCAGCGGGTACGACGCCGTCGCGCGGGGCGCCCGGATGACCGGCGCGGCCCTGGCCGGCGTGCTCATCGCGCTGACCGGCGCGGGCAACGTCCTGCTCATCGACGGCGCGACCTTCGCCGTCTCGGCGGCGCTGGTCACGGCAGGCCTGCGCGGCCTCCCCGAGGCCGGGCCCCGGAGCACGGCGCCACCGGTCACACCGCGCACCTACAAGGCCGAACTGCGCGAGGGATACGCCTACTTGGCGCGCACCCGGCTGCTGCTCGCCGTGGTCGCCATGGTCATGCTGATGAACGGCACCGACCAGGGATGGAACGCCGTGCTGCTCCCGGTCCACGCCGACCGGAACCTGGGCGGCGCGCCCCAACTCGGCCTGCTCTCCGCGCTGTTCGGAGCGGGCGGCCTGGCGGGGGCGCTCCTGTACGGCCTGCTCGGACACCGCTTCCGGCGCCGTACGGTCTTCTCGGTCTGCGTGCTGCTGTGCGGGGCGCCCCGCTACGCGGTGGCCGCGCTGACCGGCACCACGCTGCCGCTCGCGGTCACGATGGTGGTGGCCGGGCTCGCGGGCGGCGCCCTGAACCCGATCCTCACGACGGTGACCTACGAGAGGGTGCCGGACGCCCTGCGCAGCCGGGTCGCCGGGGTGCTCACGGCGGGCTGCGAACTGGCGATGCCGCTCGGCGGCCTCGCGGCGGGGTTCCTCGTGGAGCGCGCGGGGCTGCGCGGCGCACTGCTCCTGGTCGGCGGGGTGTACCTCCTGGCGACGCTGAGCCCGCTGGTCCTCCCGGCGTGGAAGGACCTCGACGCGGAGGCCGGGGAGCCCGCGGGGCCGGCACCCGCTGGGACCCCTGCGGCCGCTGAGGCAGCTGAGGCCGTGGGCGGCGTCAGCAGGACGGAACCGGGGCGCCCTTCTGCAGCGCCTGGAGCGAGGACACCGCGCTCTTGA
- a CDS encoding ArsR/SmtB family transcription factor — translation MPENKRSHVPPLENATGERILDARSLRGLAHPLRMRILKSLRHDGSATASQLAERLGESSGATSYHLRQLAAHGFVEDDPGRGKGRERWWKPVHHGTTFAEDLHTSSDPEVRGAADLFLHEVATIHTQELSTWLGTKQDWPQAWVASSDLSDFTLDLTPGQLQELNDKLHAVIEPYRSVAAENGTAQVRVHLHAFPRSAPPR, via the coding sequence ATGCCCGAGAACAAGCGCTCCCACGTGCCGCCCCTGGAGAACGCCACCGGGGAGCGCATCCTCGACGCCCGCTCCCTGCGCGGCCTCGCCCACCCGCTGCGGATGCGCATCCTGAAGTCGCTGCGCCACGACGGTTCGGCGACCGCCTCCCAACTCGCCGAGCGCCTGGGCGAGTCGAGCGGCGCCACCAGTTACCACCTGCGCCAGCTGGCCGCGCACGGCTTCGTCGAGGACGACCCGGGGCGCGGCAAGGGCCGCGAGCGCTGGTGGAAGCCCGTCCACCACGGCACGACCTTCGCCGAGGACCTGCATACCAGCAGCGACCCGGAGGTGCGCGGCGCCGCCGACCTGTTCCTGCACGAGGTCGCCACCATCCACACCCAGGAGCTCTCGACCTGGCTCGGGACCAAGCAGGACTGGCCGCAGGCGTGGGTAGCCAGCAGCGACCTGAGCGACTTCACCCTGGACCTCACCCCGGGCCAGCTGCAGGAGCTCAACGACAAGCTGCACGCCGTGATCGAGCCGTACCGATCCGTCGCGGCCGAGAACGGCACCGCCCAGGTCCGCGTGCACCTGCACGCCTTCCCGCGCTCGGCCCCGCCCCGCTGA
- a CDS encoding Lrp/AsnC family transcriptional regulator, producing MAIDHLDGRLIVLLAREPRIGVLEASRRLGVARGTVQARLDRLQSKGVIRGFGPDVDPAALGYPVTAFATLEIKQGQGADVRAHLASVPEVLELHTTTGQGDMLCRLVARSNADLQRVIDRVVGFDGIVRAATAIVMENPVPLRIIPLVEQAGQDSAPGGA from the coding sequence ATGGCGATCGATCATCTGGACGGGCGGCTGATCGTGCTGCTCGCCCGGGAACCCCGCATCGGCGTCCTGGAGGCGTCCCGCCGGCTCGGGGTGGCCCGCGGCACGGTCCAGGCGCGGCTCGACCGGCTTCAGTCGAAGGGAGTCATCCGCGGCTTCGGGCCCGACGTCGATCCGGCGGCGCTCGGCTATCCGGTCACCGCCTTCGCCACGCTGGAGATCAAACAGGGCCAGGGGGCCGACGTACGGGCCCACTTGGCGTCCGTGCCCGAGGTCCTCGAACTGCACACGACCACCGGCCAGGGCGACATGCTGTGCCGCCTCGTGGCCCGCTCCAACGCCGATCTCCAGCGGGTGATCGACCGCGTCGTCGGTTTCGACGGCATCGTCCGGGCCGCGACGGCGATCGTCATGGAGAACCCGGTCCCGCTGCGGATCATCCCGCTGGTGGAGCAGGCGGGCCAGGACTCCGCGCCGGGGGGTGCCTGA
- the hppD gene encoding 4-hydroxyphenylpyruvate dioxygenase, whose protein sequence is MTETLDQTPGTARQADPFPVKGMDAVVFAVGNAKQAAHYYSTAFGMKLVAYSGPENGSRETASYVLTSGGARFVLTSVIKPSTDHGRFLADHVAEHGDGVVDLAIEVPDARAAYAYATEHGATGLEEPHEVTDEHGTVVLAAIATYGKTRHTLVERTGYTGPYLPGFVEAAPLVETPKRFFQAIDHCVGNVELGKMNEWVAFYNNVMGFTNMKEFVGDDIATEYSALMSKVVADGTLKVKFPLNEPAIAKKKSQIDEYLEFYGGPGVQHIALATNDIVASVRAMRAAGVQFLNTPDSYYDTLGEWAGETRVPVETLRELKILVDRDEDGYLLQIFTKPVQDRPTVFFEMIERHGSMGFGKGNFKALFEAIEREQELRGNL, encoded by the coding sequence ATGACTGAGACCCTGGATCAGACCCCCGGAACCGCGCGGCAGGCCGACCCCTTCCCGGTGAAGGGCATGGACGCGGTCGTCTTCGCCGTGGGCAACGCCAAGCAGGCCGCGCACTACTACTCGACGGCCTTCGGCATGAAGCTGGTCGCCTACTCCGGACCGGAGAACGGCAGCCGCGAGACCGCCAGTTACGTGCTGACCAGCGGCGGCGCCCGCTTCGTCCTCACCTCCGTCATCAAGCCCTCGACCGACCACGGCCGCTTCCTCGCCGACCACGTCGCCGAGCACGGCGACGGCGTGGTGGACCTCGCCATCGAGGTGCCGGACGCGCGGGCCGCGTACGCGTACGCCACCGAGCACGGCGCCACCGGCCTCGAGGAGCCGCACGAGGTGACCGACGAGCACGGCACCGTCGTCCTCGCCGCGATCGCCACGTACGGCAAGACCCGCCACACCCTGGTCGAGCGCACCGGCTACACAGGCCCCTACCTGCCCGGCTTCGTCGAGGCCGCGCCGCTGGTGGAGACGCCCAAGCGCTTCTTCCAGGCGATCGACCACTGCGTGGGCAACGTCGAGCTCGGCAAGATGAACGAGTGGGTGGCGTTCTACAACAACGTCATGGGCTTCACCAACATGAAGGAGTTCGTGGGCGACGACATCGCCACCGAGTACTCCGCGCTGATGTCCAAGGTCGTCGCCGACGGCACCCTCAAGGTGAAGTTCCCGCTCAACGAGCCGGCCATCGCCAAGAAGAAGTCGCAGATCGACGAGTACCTGGAGTTCTACGGCGGCCCCGGCGTCCAGCACATCGCGCTCGCCACCAACGACATCGTCGCCTCGGTACGCGCCATGCGCGCCGCCGGCGTCCAGTTCCTCAACACCCCCGACTCCTACTACGACACCCTCGGCGAGTGGGCCGGCGAGACGCGCGTGCCGGTCGAGACGCTGCGCGAGCTGAAGATCCTGGTCGACCGCGACGAGGACGGCTACCTGCTCCAGATCTTCACCAAGCCGGTGCAGGACCGGCCCACCGTCTTCTTCGAGATGATCGAGCGGCACGGTTCGATGGGATTCGGCAAGGGCAACTTCAAGGCCCTGTTCGAGGCCATCGAGCGCGAGCAGGAGCTGCGCGGCAACCTCTGA